Within Peromyscus leucopus breed LL Stock chromosome 16_21, UCI_PerLeu_2.1, whole genome shotgun sequence, the genomic segment GGGCCCTGAACGAGGACAGTGCTGTCCAGGCTACAGTCTATGCCTGGTCCCTGCATACACTGACCTCCACATCCTGTGCTTGCAGGACGGCTGTTCTCAGTGAAGGACCGTGCGCCCGCCCCTGAGCAGCGACCATGGGCCTGCTTGCCTACCTGAAGACCCAGTTCGTGGTGCACCTGCTCATTGGCTTCGTCTTTGTGGTGAGCGGGTTGGTTATCAACTTCACCCAGCTGTGCACACTGGCCCTCTGGCCCATCAGCAAGCAGCTATACCGCCGCATCAACTGCCGCCTGGCCTATTCCCTCTGGAGCCGTAAGTGTCTCCGCCCATCTGGGCTTTGTGCAAGGGTTCCTCTCCAGGGGGAAAGGGAAGCTTCTCCTGTCAGGGTTCTCAAGGGGCAGTAAGGACAGGGCCACACCTGACACTCCATCCCAGAATAGAGCTAGGTGAAGCTCAAGCCTCTCTGAGGTCACACCCTTCCAGGAGCCCTGTGAACAGGTGTCCAGAGTAACTTTACTAGCTTCGACCACATGATATTTCCATATCAGGCTGTGTGACTCACAGGGAAGGAGACTTTATAGGGTTCAACACAGCACTGTGGGTGCTTTCAAACCAGCAAAAGCAAGGAGAAAGTAGGTCCAGTGACTGAGACCAAGCCTCCAGCACACAGTGTCTGTCGTGTGGCCTTCTGCCTATTCACAATACAGTGCACAGTAAAAATCAAGGGTGCCCCTCAGTCACGACTGTGTGGGTGATGCACGAGAGCACATCTGTATGAGAAACGTGGGCAGACAGCCACTTACTCCCACCCTGTGCCCCACGGGAGTGGCACTGGCCTGGATGTGGCTACCTGCGGTTTGCATGATGCCAGTTTGACTCAGTTGCTCCGCAGAGTAAGACTATGACTTTGAGAGTTCTATAGACGTCCATTCCCCACAGGCATCCTCATCTTGTCTTGTTTATATGGGCCCAAAGCTAACCAGGTAGTCTTGTAGAGGCTTGTCCTGGCCATATCCCTCCACAGGCCGCCCACACAGACACCAAGAAAGTGAGTGGCCTTTCTGTACCAGAGAACTCTCTTCCAAATGcacttctaattaaaaaaataaaaataaaagaacaggtaCACAAAAAAGTATACAATATGCTACTGGAGGGTACATGGCAATGGAGGAGCATGTCCTTGGGGACTCCGGGTGATCGTGCCTCAGCACTTCATTCTGTGTTGTGACTGGGTGGTAACCTGTGCTGGACTGGAGGACGGTGACTCTCTAGCAGCAGAGCCTCCCCTGTGTATGTTCttgtgtggacatgtgtggtTCTCAGGCACATGTATGGGATGCTCTTCTGGCCAATTGCTGATGTATTTGGAAAACATTAAGCATCCCACCTCTGCCATGCTCTAAAGCAGCTACACCATTTGGCACCCCTCTGGGACTATGTGAGAGCTCCTGTGTCCCCAAGGCCTCACCCTGCTTGTGGACTCTGTGATTGAGGCAGGCAGTGTTCCCTAGCTCCATTCCCAAGGGGCAGTTCTTTGCAGGGCACTCTGGGGTTCTCTCATAGAGCAGTGTCCAGAGCCAGAAGTATGGAGCTTCCTGTGACTGTCCTACATGTGGTAATTACATCCTGGTCCACCCTCCTCAGGTGCCTGGCCATGATGGGTGTGACTCCCCCTAGAGACCATGGGGCCCATGTGGGATACCTGCCCTCTTGTACTTCCTACCAGAATGCATTTATGCTTAAATTCTGTGCTGAATAAATACATGCAAAGCTCCTACCATGGAACATTCTGGTTCTGACCTTCTTATGAAGGTGAACATGTGTTTCCCTTAAACCTTCCAGAGGACAGGCAGTGCCACAGTCCTGGTCCATCCTGAATCTGCCACTGGCCTATGAGTTGCAGGCAGGGGGAGGCTGAGTTCTGAGTTCTGGTGGCCTTCCTCATTCTTGCAGAGATGCTGAGATCAGCCACTGAGTACACTCCAAGCTCCTGGCCATAGTACCCCTTAGGGTGCCTTCGGGGGCCCTTCAGCCTCCTGGGCAGCAGTAGATCTCATAGGTGTTCTTCCATAGGCTTGGGGTGGGCAAGACTGAATATGGACCACAGCTGACACCAGAGGAAGTTGTAGGCCAAAGAGTCCCCATGTCCACCTCAGCGTCGTTTTCCAGCTGTTAATTCCACAGCCCTGCAGGGCTTCTCCCTCCCTATCACTGAGGACACAGCTCCCATCCTTTCACACAAGCAAGCCAGTGGTCATGTGACATGTGATGGTGCATAGAAGCTATCAAAGTGGCTGGTGGCTGTGCACTGAGGCAGTGGGATCCACTTAGGTCTACAGGACCCTGCTTCTGTGGtttgccaccacccagctcccattaGACGACGTAGCTGTGATTTGGGAAAGCTTAAAATATGAGCGCTTATAACTCACTTCTAGAAGAAAGTTCCCCTTTAGATGAAAATGAAAGTAGGTTTTCAGACTGCACTCCTACCAGGctgcggtggtgcacgcctttaatcccagtacttgggaagcagagccaggtggatctctgtgagttcgaggctagcctggtctacagagcgagatccaggataggcatcaaaactacacagagaaaccctgtctcgaagaaaaaaaaaaaaaaaaaaggaagaagaagactgCACTCCCAGAACCTGTGGAGACCTGGGGGTTGGGGGCACTGGGCAGGCATCTTGCAGTGCTGACCCCGCCCTCCCGCAGAGCTGGTCATGCTCCTGGAGTGGTGGTCCTGCACGGAGTGCACTCTCTTCACCGACCAGGCCACCGTGGACCACTTTGGGAAGGAGCACGCAGTTGTCATCCTTAACCACAACTTCGAGATCGACTTCCTTTGTGGGTGGACCATGTGTGAGCGGTTTGGCGTGCTGGGGGTGAGCAATGGGACCGGGGAGGGGCTGGGTGAGTGATTGGGTCTGGGGGTGACTCACAGGGAGTTCAGGGAGGGGCTGGGTGAGTACTGGTGAAATGGGAGCCCAGGAGGAGACATCTGAGATCATCGCAAGTTCCCAACTCTAGAGGCTGGTCCCGTGGAGGTTTCTTGACTTGCCCCCTTAACAGTGAGCAGTCTGGCAGATGAGGGGGATGTCTCCTCTGTGTGGCACCCTCTGCAGTTTcctgcctgttcttgggactaGCTGTGACTTCATTTCCTGTCACTTCCTTTTACCTTCCAGAGGATCCCACTCAAGACCAGCTGAATAATTAATTACAGTTAGCTGAGTGGCCTCAGAAGAATTTAAACTACACTAAGAGAGCCAGGGATTTCAGTGAGCCAAAGCCCCTAAACCATGGCAGGCAAATGGAGGTCAGGAAGGGACCTGGAACTGACGTGCTATTCATCATGTCCTGGTACACCTGCCCTCCCCCCAAGATTTGGCTCTTGAATAGTTTCTGAGATGCCTGCCCCCATATGTGCTTCAGGGGTGATGATCCAAGGATAAGCCAGGGTCCCATTTATAGCAAATGCTTTGAACCAGGAAAGCGAGGCCCGAACCCCTGGGTTGGCTGTGGGGGCTTCTGGTCAGGTCCTCCCCACCTCTGACAGGTGCCACTGACCTCCCTGCTCCCCGCAGAGCTCCAAGGTGCTGGCTAAGAGGGAGCTGCTGTGCGTGCCTCTCATCGGCTGGACATGGTACTTCCTGGAGATCGTATTCTGCAAAAGGAAGTGGGAGGAAGACCGGGACATTGTCAAAGAGGGGCTGAAGCGCTTGGCGGACTACCCAGAGTACATGTGGGTGAGTGTGCTGCATGTCCATGGGATGGGGCTGAAGCGCTTGGCGGACTACCCAGAGTACATGTGGGTGAGTGTGCTGCATGTCCATTGGATGGCAGTGGCTTGTGAACGTGACTCAGTCCTCCTGTGTGCCACGGCCGTAAGCTGTAGAATCtctggctggggaaatggctcatttggtaaagtgcttgccacacaagtgtaaGAAACTGAGTTTGAGCACCAGAACCCAAATAGAAAAGCCAGGATGTGGTGAGCATAgggataatcccagcactggggaggtggagacaagtggatctctgaggctcactggccagccagcctaacatACTTGGCACACTCCAggccattgagagaccctgtctcaaaaaacaaggtgagcaGTGCTGAGGAACCACCCCCAGGGTTgacctctagcctacacacacacacacacacacacacacacacacacacacacacacacacacacacctgtgcatacacatgcCCATGCGACCATCCCACCCGATCTTTCAGACTTGGCCTCTTCCCTTGGACATAGCTCCCGCCTGTCCCCTCTGCTGCAAGCCTAGCTTTGGCACACACCCTCCTAGGGTGCAGGGAAGGAGGAGAGCCATCCTTGCATAGCATAGCACATCTCATCTTCTTTCTTGTCTACTGTTGGAAACCTGGCCTCTTACTTCACATTTCTCACACCGTGCTCGGGGACAATAGATGCTCTGTTTTCTGATCCAAGGCTGCTGCCCAGAGACACCTTTGGGTTTCTCTTCTGGAGAGGTCTTTCAGGAAAACTGTTCTGTATGCATTCGTTTGTGTGAGTGGCGTGCAGATTGCAGCCCCAAAATAAAATACCGTTTCAATGACACCACATGCTTGTCGCTGGATGCTTCTGTGCTTCTGTCTCGATACATCCAGCAGCACATGCTATGCTGCTGGGGCGTGTGAGACCTAGCATGGTACTGGCCTTGAATGGCAGGGCTGGCTCCGTCCCTGCTGTCCCGGAATAACCCTCTTGCCTCTCCCTACCCTGCGTTCGTTCTGCGCCCAGTTTCTCCTGTACTGCGAAGGAACGCGCTTCACGGAGAAAAAGCACCGCGTCAGCATGGAGGTGGCCGCCGCCAAGGGGCTGCCCCCACTCAAGTATCACCTGCTGCCCCGGACCAAGGGTTTCACCACTGCAGTCCAGTGCCTCCGCGGGACAGGTAGGCGACCAGGACCCCGGTGAGAAGCTGGAGTCCGCCGCTGTCTTCTAGGCTACTGGACGCAGCAAGAAGTTAAATGGGACTTGGGGtgttgctcagttggtagagggcttgcctagaatATACCAGGTCCTGTGTTCTCGCACTCCATAAAACAGGCATTGTAGCACAGGCCCGCAGTCATTGTACTCCGGAGATGAAATCAGGATCATTTTTTGACtgtagagttcaaggtcatcctcagtaacatagtttgagaccagccttggctacatgagcctttgttttaaaagaaaagctaatatatatatatttataaaaaatatgccCAAAGcacagggaaggatggaggaagtcGGATTGACATGTTATCAGATCCTCTCATCTCTTTGAGGATGATAAAATGTTACTTAGTGGGAAACtgtcaaaataacaaaatgtaaatAATGCAAAATATCATAAAGGAGAATGTCAGAGCAGAGATGTCTGGTTCACCTGGATGGAGTTACATAAGCCACAGAAGGGGCCCGAGAGCACTGTGCACGCAGGAACCACCAGCAGAGAGGGTCTGAGTACTCCACAGCCAGACGGGAGCTGAAGATCGTCACCCCACGCCCTGCATGTGGAGGGGCAGACCCAAGTGTAAAAGTGGCTTTTCTGCTTGGTGGTGATGTCACTGCTGTGGTGTCTCCCACTGTCTGTCGCTCACTGGCCCCGTCTCCTCCCTCCAGTTGCAGCTATCTACGATGTGACCCTGAACTTCAGAGGGAGTAAGACCCCGTCCCTGCTGGGAATCCTCTATGGAAAGAAATATGAGGCAGACATGTGTGTGAGGTGAGCGCTCATCACGGGCTGTCAGGACTTGCTGTGGCCCTCTGCGGGACTCCTGAGGACATGGAAACAGGCGACACAGGAGCCCGAGTGTCCCTAGCTGCGTTTCCCCTGGCCGGTGTGAGGGTCGTTTCTTGTATGCCTCCCTGCCTCAGTGGACACGTGTGCACATCTGTCTGAGGAAAGCTCTCTCCCCAACCCTGCCGGTGTCAGTTGCTCTCCTCTGGGCAGCAGTCACGGTCTGGTGAACTAAGTGCTAACCCCCGATCTCTCACTTTGAACTAGTGACATGGGACCTCCTGCACAGCCCCTGGTGGAGTGACACTGTCACCAGGCGCCTCTGATCTGGCGTGGTAACCTCCAGATAGTGGTTTGGGCGTCCCCGGGAAGTTCTGATTGAGGAAGGCTTTGCCTGCTCTTCAGAGTCCAGGTGATGGCCAGGCCTGTGGGGCCTGCTTGGCCATCTGCCCCAACACAACCACTGTCAGCACCCATTGGAACTGTCTGAGGCACTCGGAGACCTCAGACGGAGGCAGCCTGCCTTCTTGAACACAAAATCAAGGTTAGACAGGGTGGGTGGAGTCATGTTTCAGTGTTGGCCATGGCCGTGGCCAAGGTAATGCTCACCGCTGTGTCTCCTGAGGAAACAATCCACCCACAAAATGGCTTCCATTTGGCGCCTGTGCTTGGTCCGCTAAGTGGACCTGAGCTCACGCTGGTTTTCCAGTTACACTGTGTGGGAGCTTCCAGGAGGGAGGTGGTGAACATAAACAGTAAGCTTGCTGGCTTTTTCCTCCTGGACTTTGTAATGGATGGGTAGCAAGGTTCAGGACCCGTGTCCTATCCTGGGAACTTGCCCTGGGTTAGAGTCGGCAGGTGAGCCTAAGGTCCTCTCCTGTATGTTGCTCATCTTCCAGCAAGGGCCAGCCCACTGTTGACTCCAAGGGACTGTGTGAATTAACCCTGAGTCTTAGGGGGCTTCCATGGCCACGTGTGTTAGCTTCCTATCACTGTAACAAGCACCTGAGACAATTACTTTACAAAGAGGAAACTTGGTTTAGACTCAGGGTTTTGACAGTTTCCGTCCATGATTGAGTCTCTGTTGCTCTGGTAGAGTATGGGGTCAGCACATCATGGCAGGAATACAACCCGTGGTTGAGCATAGCAATCACCTCATCAGTCAATTGGTAGAAGAAGGAGGGCTGTGGTGCTGACCCCTCCAGAGACAGAGGTCTGTGACCTAGAACCTCCCACTGTGCTGACCCTTCCAGGGATGGATGGCCATGACCTAGAACCTCCCACTGTGCTGACCCCTCCAGAGACAGAGGTCTGTGACCTAGAACCTCCCACTGTGCTGACCCCTCCAGAGACAGAGGTCTGTGACCTAGAACCTCCCACTGTGCTGACCCTCCCAGGAATGGATGGTCATGACCTAGAACCTCCCACTGTGCTGACCCTTCCAGGGATGGATGGCCATGACCTAGAACCTCCCATTGTGCTGACCCTTCCAGGGATGGATGGCCATGACCTAGAACCTCTCACTGTGCTGACCTCTCCAGGGATGGATGGCCATGACCTAGAACCTCCCACTATGCTGACCCCTCCAGGGATGGATGGCCATAACCCAGGACCTCCCACTGTGCTGACCCCTCCAGAGATAGCCATGACCCAGGACCTCCCACTGGGCCTCACTTTTTTAAGGTAGGGCCTCCTCGGAGACCAAGCTGCTAATACATGATCTTTGAGAGACGGTAGGGAATAAAACCATAGCACTAGGGTAGAGGACAGTGACTGAGAATCTGTCCCTGTCCAGAAGTAAGCCCCTCAGAGGCCAGTCACGCTTCTGTCCATGGCTTAACTGCCCCAGGTCAGAGCCAGCCTTTGGCAGGATGTCCAGGTCCCCCTCATCCAGCCCCTCTTGCTGCTCAGTCACCCATCAAGCTGAAGTGCCCCACATGGACACCAAGTTGTGATGAGAGAGGCCTCCTCCATCTGCCCTTTCCTCTGTGATATTTCTGTAGATATGTCCAGCTGTGTTCCAGGGGGCATCTTAGAGCTCGCCGAGGCCTGGGCTGCTCCGTGCTCCTGACCAGGGACTTTGCACAGATGCACCCACCCTTCCTACCACGCAGCATGGCCCTGCAGTCACAGCTAAGGGCCTTCCCTCGAAGGTGACAGCACTCTAGGAGCTGTGACAGGGCAAGCCTGCTTGTGCATAGCCTCAAGGGACCTCTGTTCTCTGTGCTGGCCTGCTGGTGTTAGCCTTTGGATGGTGGAGTTACTCGAGGGAAGTTCAGGGTAACTAGAGATCAAGCCCTAGCTGTCAGGAGCCGGAAGCAGGCAGGACCCCACTGCATGTATCTTGTCATCTTTTACTTTATGCTTACTTCTTTCATAATGTATATgatagtgtgtatgcatgtgtggcatcacacacacacacacacacacacacacacacacacacacacacacatatatgggagAGCTATGAAATAGGTCTGAGCTTTGCAGTCCTCTTGCTGTGGGAGGTGCCCCCTAGCAACACCCCCTGACTGTGACAAATCCTCCCCATACAGCGCATGGATGGAGCCCTTGGAAGACACAGCCTTAAATACTTTGCCCACTCAGACGCTGTTGCTTCTTACCCTGATGTGGCTATGAGCCTGCAATGGTACTTTGGAGTCACATGGTGTGTGGCCTGTGCTCCACCcagtatggggtgtgtgtgctgaAGTGGAAAGCTCCCTAGGCATAGCCCACACAGCCCCAGGCCCTCAGGCCCTCAGTTTTATACACAGATTTGTCTCAGACTGTGGACATTTCATGTGGCTtttctctctggaaaaaaaaaaaacaaaaaactgtgggCCACCAtgagggccagccagccaagccAGAGCCAAGCTCATCATAGCAGTTTCCCCCCTACTTATAGTTCCATTTACATCCAGGCAAGTGAAGTCTGAAAACAAAGCACCTGTCTTGTGTACCCACCTTGTATCTATCCCTCCTCCATTCATTCGGCAGTCTTCTTGGCGATCACACAGACTCACAGTGTTTGTGTTTAAGTGTCCCCATGTGACTTCTTACTGGCTTCAAAGCACAAGAGTAGTGAGACAAAGGAAGCACTAGAGTGTGAAACACAGTATGCAGAGAGTGCAGATCTCACCTGGGGGACTTAGGATGGGACCCCATGAGGAGGAGGCATTGATCATTCTAgtccttgtgtgtctgtgtgaacacAACCGCTCTGTGCCACCTCCTGGGCATCGTGAAGTACTGCAGTTCCCTGTGGAATGCAGGACCTCCCTGTCTGGTGCCCAGGCTAGCATCAAAGCCACTGTgttgctgaggctggcctggtgcACCTGATTTTCTTGCTCCATATCCCAAGTTCTGGCATTACAGGCAGGAATGTACTACTGGGgctagcttgctttctttttctttctctttctttccttccttccttccaataGTAGTTATTAtgttttgagatggtgtctcacaatgtagccttggctggcctagaacttgatatgtagaccaggctgaccgtgaacctatctctgcctcccaactgctgggattaaaggtgtgggccaccatgcccagatctgggtcttgctttttgtttttcaagatagagtttctctgtgtagccctggctgtcctggaactcactctgtagaccaggctggcctcaaacctgcctctgctcctgtgagctggaattaaaggcgacaccaccacagcccagcttggGTCTAGCTTTTTAAAGACGCTTACGGCACAAACACTTATTCTCAGGTGACAGGGTCCTAGCTGGCTGTCCCTACAAGTGGCTCCACATCACTCTCTCGGCATGTA encodes:
- the Agpat3 gene encoding 1-acyl-sn-glycerol-3-phosphate acyltransferase gamma; the protein is MGLLAYLKTQFVVHLLIGFVFVVSGLVINFTQLCTLALWPISKQLYRRINCRLAYSLWSQLVMLLEWWSCTECTLFTDQATVDHFGKEHAVVILNHNFEIDFLCGWTMCERFGVLGSSKVLAKRELLCVPLIGWTWYFLEIVFCKRKWEEDRDIVKEGLKRLADYPEYMWFLLYCEGTRFTEKKHRVSMEVAAAKGLPPLKYHLLPRTKGFTTAVQCLRGTVAAIYDVTLNFRGSKTPSLLGILYGKKYEADMCVRRFPLEDIPVDENDAAQWLHKLYQEKDALQEMYKQKGLFPGERIKPARRPWALVNFLCWATILLSPLFSFVLGVFASGSPLLILTFLGFVGAASFGVRRLIGVTEIEKGSSYGNQELKKKE